The Listeria monocytogenes genome window below encodes:
- the murA gene encoding UDP-N-acetylglucosamine 1-carboxyvinyltransferase — protein MEKIIVRGGKQLNGSVKMEGAKNAVLPVIAATLLASKGTSVLKNVPNLSDVFTINEVLKYLNADVSFVNDEVTVDATGEITSDAPFEYVRKMRASIVVMGPLLARTGSARVALPGGCAIGSRPVDLHLKGFEAMGAVVKIENGYIEATAEKLVGAKVYLDFPSVGATQNIMMAATLAEGTTVIENVAREPEIVDLANFLNQMGARVIGAGTEVIRIEGVKELTATEHSIIPDRIEAGTFMIAAAITGGNVLIEDAVPEHISSLIAKLEEMGVQIIEEENGIRVIGPDKLKAVDVKTMPHPGFPTDMQSQMMVIQMLSEGTSIMTETVFENRFMHVEEMRRMNADMKIEGHSVIISGPAKLQGAEVAATDLRAAAALILAGLVADGYTQVTELKYLDRGYNNFHGKLQSLGADVERVDDSKIDVTNLASLF, from the coding sequence TTGGAAAAAATTATTGTACGCGGTGGAAAACAGTTAAATGGTTCTGTGAAAATGGAAGGTGCCAAAAATGCTGTATTACCGGTAATAGCTGCTACATTACTTGCGAGTAAAGGTACTAGCGTATTAAAAAATGTCCCAAATTTGTCTGATGTATTCACAATTAATGAGGTTCTTAAATATCTAAATGCAGATGTTTCTTTTGTAAATGATGAAGTAACAGTTGACGCAACAGGAGAAATCACTTCTGATGCACCTTTTGAGTACGTTCGTAAAATGCGTGCTTCTATTGTTGTAATGGGACCACTTTTAGCTCGCACTGGTTCAGCACGTGTTGCTTTGCCTGGGGGATGTGCAATTGGTTCTAGACCCGTTGATTTGCATTTAAAAGGTTTTGAAGCAATGGGCGCAGTAGTGAAAATAGAAAATGGTTATATTGAAGCAACTGCCGAAAAATTAGTTGGTGCTAAAGTATACTTAGATTTCCCAAGTGTTGGTGCGACACAAAATATTATGATGGCTGCGACTCTTGCAGAAGGTACAACAGTCATTGAAAACGTTGCGCGCGAACCTGAAATTGTTGACTTAGCAAACTTCCTTAACCAAATGGGTGCGCGAGTTATTGGTGCGGGAACAGAAGTAATTCGTATTGAAGGCGTTAAGGAACTAACTGCTACTGAACATTCTATTATTCCAGACCGTATTGAGGCAGGAACATTTATGATTGCTGCTGCGATTACTGGAGGAAATGTCTTAATTGAAGACGCAGTGCCTGAACATATTAGTTCGTTAATTGCTAAGCTTGAAGAAATGGGCGTTCAAATTATCGAAGAAGAGAACGGAATTCGTGTAATTGGCCCTGATAAATTAAAAGCTGTAGATGTTAAAACAATGCCACACCCAGGATTCCCAACGGATATGCAATCACAAATGATGGTTATTCAAATGCTGAGTGAAGGTACAAGCATTATGACAGAAACTGTTTTTGAAAATCGTTTTATGCACGTAGAAGAAATGCGCAGAATGAATGCTGACATGAAAATTGAAGGACATTCTGTTATTATTTCTGGTCCTGCTAAACTACAAGGAGCAGAAGTTGCAGCAACAGATTTACGTGCAGCAGCAGCGCTTATTCTTGCTGGTTTGGTTGCAGATGGTTATACACAAGTAACGGAATTAAAATATCTTGATCGTGGATACAATAATTTCCACGGAAAACTACAATCGCTTGGTGCGGATGTAGAACGTGTAGATGATTCCAAAATTGATGTAACAAATTTAGCATCATTATTCTAA
- a CDS encoding DUF1146 family protein, which produces MYNIIMESPYVIIISHLLFIVISFWALQAINYEKFIKKNHVTQARLLFVIISIVLGYTLSNFFLDYLAASKQLINFFG; this is translated from the coding sequence ATGTATAATATTATTATGGAATCACCATATGTCATCATCATTTCCCATTTACTATTTATAGTGATTTCTTTTTGGGCATTGCAAGCTATTAATTATGAGAAATTCATCAAAAAGAATCATGTAACACAAGCTAGACTGTTATTTGTGATTATTTCGATCGTATTAGGTTATACATTAAGCAATTTCTTCTTAGATTATTTAGCAGCTTCCAAACAGTTGATTAACTTTTTTGGTTAA
- a CDS encoding F0F1 ATP synthase subunit epsilon yields MGSLNVSIVTPDGPVYEGVAQMVIARTKAGELGILPGHVPLVAPLKIDIVRLKVESGEEWVAVGGGFMEVNGEEVNILADTAEREQDIDIDRAEKAKQRAEEELSRAKEQKVDEVMAQLALQRAINRIHAKEHN; encoded by the coding sequence ATGGGTTCATTAAATGTTAGTATTGTTACTCCAGACGGCCCTGTTTATGAAGGCGTTGCTCAAATGGTTATTGCTAGAACAAAAGCAGGTGAACTCGGTATTTTACCTGGCCATGTTCCGCTAGTTGCTCCACTTAAAATCGACATCGTTCGTTTAAAAGTAGAGTCTGGTGAGGAATGGGTCGCTGTAGGCGGTGGCTTTATGGAAGTAAACGGTGAAGAAGTTAATATTCTCGCGGATACTGCTGAGCGTGAACAAGATATTGATATTGATCGCGCCGAAAAAGCAAAACAACGCGCAGAAGAAGAACTTAGCCGAGCAAAAGAACAAAAAGTGGACGAAGTAATGGCTCAATTGGCACTACAAAGAGCCATCAACAGAATTCATGCAAAAGAACACAATTAA
- the atpD gene encoding F0F1 ATP synthase subunit beta, with translation MSKGQVIQVMGPVVDVKFEGGNLPEIYNALVIEYKSDAEEAPTSQLTLEVAIQLGDDVVRTIAMASTDGVQRGMEVIDTGSPITVPVGTVTLGRVFNVLGNTIDLDEPLPSDIKRNKIHREAPTFDQLATTTEILETGIKVVDLLAPYLKGGKIGLFGGAGVGKTVLIQELIHNIAQEHGGISVFAGVGERTREGNDLYFEMKDSGVIEKTAMVFGQMNEPPGARMRVALTGLTIAEYFRDEEHQDVLLFIDNIFRFTQAGSEVSALLGRMPSAVGYQPTLATEMGQLQERITSTNVGSVTSIQAIYVPADDYTDPAPATTFAHLDATTNLERKLTEQGIYPAVDPLASTSRALSPDIVGEEHYAVATEVQRLLQRYKELQDIIAILGMDELSDEDKQSVSRARRVQFFLSQNFHVAEQFTGQKGSYVPVKETVKGFKDLLAGKYDHIPEDAFRSVGRIEDVLEKAKDMGVEV, from the coding sequence ATGTCTAAAGGACAAGTAATCCAAGTTATGGGTCCAGTTGTAGACGTTAAATTTGAAGGTGGAAACTTACCTGAAATCTACAATGCCCTAGTTATTGAATATAAATCTGATGCAGAAGAAGCACCAACTAGCCAACTTACTTTAGAAGTAGCCATCCAATTAGGTGATGATGTTGTACGTACAATCGCAATGGCATCAACAGATGGTGTTCAAAGAGGTATGGAGGTTATTGATACTGGGAGCCCAATTACAGTTCCTGTAGGTACAGTAACTCTTGGTCGTGTATTTAATGTATTAGGAAACACCATCGATTTGGACGAACCACTTCCAAGCGATATTAAACGCAATAAAATTCACCGTGAAGCTCCAACTTTTGATCAATTAGCAACAACAACGGAAATTCTTGAAACAGGAATTAAAGTAGTTGACTTGTTAGCGCCATACCTAAAAGGTGGTAAAATCGGATTGTTCGGTGGTGCCGGTGTTGGTAAAACCGTTCTAATTCAAGAGCTTATCCATAATATCGCACAAGAACATGGTGGTATTTCTGTGTTCGCGGGCGTTGGAGAACGTACTCGTGAAGGTAACGACCTTTACTTTGAAATGAAAGATTCAGGCGTTATTGAAAAAACAGCGATGGTATTCGGTCAAATGAACGAGCCACCAGGTGCGCGTATGCGTGTTGCCTTAACTGGTCTAACAATTGCTGAATATTTCCGTGATGAAGAACATCAAGACGTACTTTTATTCATTGATAACATTTTCCGTTTCACACAAGCTGGTTCAGAGGTTTCGGCTTTATTAGGTCGTATGCCATCTGCGGTAGGTTACCAACCAACCCTAGCTACTGAAATGGGTCAATTACAAGAACGTATTACATCTACTAACGTTGGATCTGTTACTTCTATCCAAGCGATTTATGTACCAGCCGATGACTATACTGACCCGGCTCCGGCTACAACTTTCGCCCATCTAGATGCAACAACTAACTTGGAACGTAAATTAACGGAACAAGGTATTTATCCAGCGGTAGATCCACTTGCTTCTACATCACGTGCGCTTTCTCCTGATATCGTTGGAGAAGAACACTATGCAGTAGCGACGGAAGTACAACGTTTATTACAAAGATATAAAGAATTACAAGATATCATCGCAATCTTAGGTATGGATGAGTTATCTGACGAAGATAAACAATCCGTTTCCCGTGCGCGTCGTGTACAATTCTTCTTATCACAAAATTTCCACGTTGCAGAACAATTTACAGGCCAAAAAGGTTCTTATGTTCCTGTTAAAGAAACAGTTAAAGGATTCAAAGACTTATTAGCCGGAAAATACGACCATATTCCTGAAGATGCATTCCGCTCAGTTGGACGCATTGAGGATGTTCTTGAAAAAGCAAAAGACATGGGCGTTGAAGTCTGA
- a CDS encoding F0F1 ATP synthase subunit gamma, producing MASLIDIKQRITSTRKTSQITKAMQMVSAAKLGRAESNARSYGPYVSKIKDVVTHVASTGNSSDHPMLVSRPVHRTGYIVLTSDTGLAGSYNSSVIKEVFQEINKKHTSSDEYAIITVGRSARDFFKARQMNVVLEVQGITDHPVFAEIKDIASNTVQMFEDGVYDEVFIYYNHHINSISSELRKEQLLPLTEFHEKGNETDVDLTTYEFEPSEQEILEVLLPQYVESLIFGALLDAKAAEHAARMTAMRSATDNASDLISDLSLQYNRARQAAITQEITEIVGGAAALE from the coding sequence TTGGCATCTTTAATTGATATTAAACAACGAATAACCTCTACACGTAAAACAAGTCAAATTACAAAAGCAATGCAAATGGTATCAGCAGCAAAACTAGGTCGTGCAGAATCAAACGCTCGTTCATACGGGCCGTATGTTTCTAAAATCAAAGACGTAGTAACACATGTTGCTAGCACTGGTAATAGTAGCGACCATCCAATGCTTGTATCTAGACCTGTTCATCGTACTGGTTATATCGTACTTACTTCTGATACTGGACTTGCTGGTTCTTATAACAGTTCCGTAATCAAAGAAGTATTTCAAGAAATTAATAAAAAGCATACGTCAAGTGATGAATATGCAATAATCACTGTAGGTAGATCTGCTCGTGACTTCTTCAAAGCACGCCAAATGAACGTGGTTTTAGAAGTACAAGGCATTACAGATCACCCAGTATTTGCGGAAATTAAAGATATTGCTAGTAACACAGTTCAAATGTTTGAAGATGGTGTTTATGACGAGGTTTTCATTTATTATAATCACCATATTAATTCTATTTCTAGTGAACTGAGAAAAGAGCAATTATTGCCACTGACAGAATTTCACGAAAAAGGTAACGAAACAGATGTAGATTTAACTACATACGAATTCGAACCTTCCGAACAAGAAATCCTGGAAGTATTATTGCCGCAATATGTGGAAAGCCTAATTTTCGGAGCACTTCTGGATGCCAAAGCCGCTGAACATGCTGCTCGTATGACTGCCATGAGAAGCGCGACAGACAATGCATCCGATTTAATCAGTGACTTATCACTACAATATAACCGTGCTCGCCAAGCTGCGATCACGCAAGAAATTACCGAAATCGTCGGAGGAGCAGCCGCGCTCGAATAG
- the atpA gene encoding F0F1 ATP synthase subunit alpha: MSIKAEEISSIIKQQIENYQSELKVSDVGTVTYIGDGIARAHGLDNAMAGELLEFSNGVMGMAQNLETNDVGIIILGPYTEIREGDEVRRTGKIMEVPVGEALIGRVVNSLGQPVDGLGPIETTGTRPIEAVAPGVMQRQSVNEPLQTGIKAIDALVPIGRGQRELIIGDRQTGKTSVAIDTILNQADQDMICIYVAIGQKESTVRNAVETLRHHGALDYTIVVTAAASQPAPLLYLAPYAGVAMAEEFMYSGKHVLVVYDDLSKQAAAYRELSLLLRRPPGREAYPGDVFYLHSRLLERAAKLNDSLGGGSITALPFVETQAGDISAYIPTNVISITDGQIFLQSDLFFSGVRPAINAGLSVSRVGGSAQIKAMKTVAGTLRLDLAAYRELESFSQFGSDLDAATRAKLERGKRTVEVLKQDLHKPLKVEKQVLILYALVHKYLDDVPVHDVLRFESEMNTWFDHNHPELLEEIRTTKKLPDEAKLEAALKEFKNTFVPSEEK; the protein is encoded by the coding sequence ATGAGCATTAAGGCTGAAGAGATCAGCTCAATCATAAAACAGCAGATTGAAAATTATCAATCTGAACTAAAAGTGAGTGATGTTGGTACGGTTACCTACATTGGTGACGGTATTGCGCGTGCTCATGGACTCGATAATGCAATGGCTGGTGAATTGTTAGAGTTCTCAAATGGTGTAATGGGTATGGCCCAAAACTTAGAAACAAATGATGTTGGTATCATTATTCTAGGTCCTTACACTGAAATCCGTGAAGGCGATGAAGTTCGTCGTACCGGTAAAATCATGGAAGTTCCTGTTGGCGAAGCGCTTATTGGACGTGTAGTTAACTCATTAGGTCAACCAGTTGATGGTTTAGGCCCAATTGAAACAACTGGAACTCGTCCGATTGAAGCAGTAGCACCTGGTGTTATGCAACGTCAATCGGTAAATGAACCATTACAAACAGGTATTAAAGCGATTGATGCACTTGTTCCTATTGGTCGTGGTCAACGTGAGTTAATCATTGGTGACCGCCAAACTGGTAAAACATCTGTAGCAATTGATACTATTCTAAACCAAGCTGATCAAGACATGATTTGTATTTATGTTGCTATCGGTCAAAAAGAATCTACAGTACGTAATGCCGTAGAAACATTACGTCATCATGGCGCATTAGATTACACAATCGTCGTAACTGCAGCAGCATCTCAACCAGCGCCACTTCTTTATTTGGCACCTTATGCTGGTGTTGCTATGGCTGAAGAATTCATGTACAGCGGTAAGCACGTTTTAGTTGTATATGATGACTTATCCAAACAAGCAGCTGCTTATCGTGAGCTGTCTCTATTACTTCGTCGTCCTCCAGGTCGTGAAGCATATCCAGGGGATGTTTTCTACTTGCACTCCCGTTTGCTTGAACGTGCTGCAAAATTAAATGATAGCTTAGGTGGCGGATCCATTACGGCTCTTCCATTCGTAGAAACACAAGCCGGAGACATTTCCGCTTATATTCCTACAAACGTTATCTCAATTACTGATGGACAAATCTTCTTGCAATCTGATTTATTCTTCTCCGGAGTACGTCCAGCGATCAACGCCGGACTTTCTGTATCCCGTGTAGGTGGATCAGCGCAAATTAAAGCAATGAAAACTGTTGCCGGAACACTTCGTCTAGACCTTGCCGCTTACCGTGAGCTAGAATCCTTCTCACAATTCGGTTCTGACCTAGACGCCGCTACTCGTGCGAAACTAGAACGTGGTAAACGTACAGTAGAAGTTCTAAAACAAGATTTGCACAAACCTTTGAAAGTTGAAAAACAAGTATTGATTCTTTATGCACTTGTTCATAAATATCTGGATGATGTACCAGTTCATGATGTACTGCGTTTTGAGTCCGAAATGAATACATGGTTTGATCATAATCATCCAGAGCTTTTGGAAGAAATTCGCACAACGAAAAAACTTCCTGACGAAGCGAAACTTGAAGCAGCATTAAAAGAATTTAAAAATACATTTGTTCCTTCTGAAGAAAAATAA
- a CDS encoding F0F1 ATP synthase subunit delta, whose amino-acid sequence MSKDLEVAGRYANALFQVAQDKDLVDIFSEELTELKAALNANKDFVKLLENPTFTTEQKKNLASAVFEKINPTLRDFIYLLIDRSREDYLSVIADVYQKRVNDLNGVADADVYSVVPLSEQELTALSRVFAAKMNKTKLNIQNHIDKSLLGGVKVVIGTRIYDDSLKTKLKDMERQIKKA is encoded by the coding sequence ATGAGTAAAGATTTGGAAGTTGCAGGTCGCTATGCCAATGCGCTTTTTCAAGTAGCCCAAGATAAAGATTTAGTCGACATTTTTTCAGAAGAATTAACTGAATTAAAAGCCGCATTAAATGCAAATAAAGATTTTGTAAAACTACTTGAAAATCCTACTTTCACGACCGAGCAAAAGAAAAATCTTGCCAGCGCTGTTTTTGAAAAAATCAATCCGACATTAAGAGATTTTATTTATCTTTTAATCGACCGTAGCAGAGAAGATTACCTTTCTGTTATTGCGGACGTTTACCAAAAACGCGTAAACGACTTGAATGGAGTTGCGGATGCAGATGTTTATTCTGTTGTTCCACTTTCCGAACAAGAACTTACGGCGCTCTCGAGAGTATTTGCTGCGAAAATGAACAAAACAAAATTAAACATTCAAAATCACATTGATAAATCCCTTCTTGGTGGAGTCAAAGTGGTTATTGGAACCCGTATATATGATGACAGTCTAAAAACGAAATTAAAGGACATGGAACGGCAAATTAAAAAAGCCTAG
- the atpF gene encoding F0F1 ATP synthase subunit B, which produces MLQPHLVIGSAFTFGDAFFTLFAFAILLVLIRIYAWKPLMGVMKEREEHIGSEIDAAEESRAQAEQLLAEQKSVLQQARVESQTMIENAKQLGEKEREEIVKTARRESERIKEEAKADIAREKEDAISALREQVGSLSVLIASKVIEKNLDEKEQSNLIQDYIERLGDDK; this is translated from the coding sequence GTGTTACAACCACATTTAGTAATTGGTTCCGCATTTACGTTTGGTGATGCATTCTTCACACTTTTTGCTTTCGCAATTTTGCTAGTTTTAATCCGAATTTATGCTTGGAAACCTCTTATGGGAGTTATGAAAGAGCGTGAAGAGCATATTGGTTCTGAAATTGACGCGGCAGAAGAAAGTCGTGCTCAAGCAGAACAATTACTTGCTGAACAAAAAAGTGTTTTACAACAAGCTCGCGTGGAATCTCAAACAATGATTGAAAATGCAAAACAGCTTGGTGAAAAAGAACGCGAAGAAATTGTCAAAACTGCTAGACGTGAATCAGAACGTATAAAAGAAGAAGCAAAAGCCGATATTGCACGTGAAAAAGAAGATGCTATTTCTGCTCTTCGCGAACAAGTCGGTTCCTTATCTGTTCTTATTGCATCGAAAGTCATCGAAAAAAATCTGGATGAAAAAGAACAATCTAACCTTATCCAAGATTATATCGAAAGGCTAGGGGATGACAAATGA
- the atpE gene encoding F0F1 ATP synthase subunit C — protein MSLGVIAAAIAVGLGALGAGIGNGLIVSKTVEGVARQPEARSMLQTIMFIGIGLVEALPIIAVVIAFMVLNK, from the coding sequence ATGTCTTTAGGTGTTATTGCAGCTGCTATTGCTGTTGGATTAGGTGCATTAGGTGCGGGTATTGGTAATGGTCTTATCGTATCAAAAACTGTCGAGGGTGTTGCGCGTCAACCAGAAGCGCGTTCTATGCTACAAACAATCATGTTCATTGGTATCGGTCTTGTTGAGGCCCTTCCTATCATCGCTGTAGTTATTGCGTTCATGGTTCTTAATAAATAA
- the atpB gene encoding F0F1 ATP synthase subunit A, which produces MEEEFPTISLLGIDFNLSNILMITVTCVIVLLIAIICTRNLQRRPTGKQNFIEWIMDFVRGIINSNMDWKTGGRFHVLGITLLMFIFVANMLGLPFQIAINDEVWWRSPTADPIVTLTLAIMVLGLTHYYGIKMRGFKHYFVGTYFSPMKFLFPLKLVEEFANTLTLGLRLYGNIFAGEVLLTIIATQLAHMNIFVGVLAIIPAILWQGFSIFIGAIQAYIFTMLTMVYMSHKVSDEH; this is translated from the coding sequence TTGGAAGAGGAATTTCCAACGATAAGCCTATTAGGGATCGACTTTAATCTATCTAATATTTTGATGATTACTGTGACCTGTGTCATCGTTCTTCTAATAGCCATTATCTGTACCAGAAATCTGCAACGCCGTCCTACCGGAAAGCAGAACTTCATTGAATGGATTATGGATTTTGTCAGAGGTATTATTAATAGTAATATGGACTGGAAAACCGGTGGTAGATTCCACGTACTTGGTATTACGCTACTAATGTTTATCTTCGTAGCTAATATGCTAGGGCTACCATTTCAAATCGCGATTAACGATGAAGTGTGGTGGCGTTCACCTACAGCGGATCCAATTGTCACATTAACACTTGCGATAATGGTTCTTGGCTTGACGCATTACTATGGTATTAAAATGCGTGGTTTTAAGCACTACTTTGTTGGTACTTACTTTAGTCCAATGAAATTTTTATTCCCACTTAAATTAGTAGAAGAGTTTGCTAATACTTTAACGCTTGGTTTACGTCTTTACGGTAATATTTTTGCCGGTGAAGTTTTGTTAACCATTATTGCGACACAACTTGCTCATATGAATATATTTGTAGGTGTGCTAGCGATAATTCCTGCGATATTATGGCAAGGATTCTCAATTTTCATTGGGGCAATTCAAGCGTACATTTTCACTATGTTGACAATGGTTTACATGTCGCATAAGGTCAGTGACGAACATTAA
- a CDS encoding ATP synthase subunit I: MLESLIGMYHRHQKYMVLFIAICLCGWFLTPYIHIFLGLKLGLIVGWFNYWLLMRRTQAMTRALAENRSFYGMGMPFRMGSVLFATIIATQLPEYFHVYSMVIGLGLAYAIIFLDFFAYSMYRRKKFLKREG; encoded by the coding sequence ATGTTAGAATCGCTAATTGGCATGTATCATCGTCATCAAAAGTATATGGTTCTTTTTATTGCTATTTGTCTTTGTGGATGGTTTTTAACCCCGTATATACATATTTTCTTGGGACTTAAGTTGGGTTTAATCGTCGGCTGGTTCAACTACTGGTTGTTAATGAGACGAACACAAGCAATGACTAGGGCTTTGGCTGAAAATCGTTCTTTTTATGGTATGGGAATGCCATTTAGGATGGGAAGCGTGTTATTTGCTACTATTATAGCGACGCAACTGCCGGAATATTTTCATGTTTATAGCATGGTAATCGGACTTGGGCTTGCATATGCAATTATTTTTCTAGATTTTTTTGCGTATTCCATGTACCGCAGAAAAAAGTTTTTAAAAAGAGAGGGGTGA
- the wecB gene encoding non-hydrolyzing UDP-N-acetylglucosamine 2-epimerase yields MAKIKVMSIFGTRPEAIKMAPLVLALEKEPETFESTVVITAQHREMLDQVLEIFDIKPDIDLDIMKKGQTLADITSRVMNGINEVIAAENPDIVLVHGDTTTSFAAGLATFYQQKMLGHVEAGLRTWNKYSPFPEEMNRQLTGVMADMHFSPTKQAKENLLAEGKDPATIFVTGNTAIDALKTTVQKDYHHPILENLGDHRLILMTAHRRENLGEPMQGMFEAVREIVESREDVELVYPMHLNPAVREKAMSILGGHERIHLIEPLDAIDFHNFLRKSYLVFTDSGGVQEEAPGMGVPVLVLRDTTERPEGIEAGTLKLIGTNKENLIKEALDLLDNKESHDKMAQAANPYGDGFASNRILAAIKSQFEKTGRPEDFVV; encoded by the coding sequence TTGGCTAAAATCAAAGTAATGAGTATCTTTGGGACAAGACCAGAGGCAATAAAAATGGCACCGCTCGTTTTAGCACTAGAAAAAGAACCAGAAACATTTGAGTCGACAGTAGTGATTACAGCTCAACACCGTGAAATGCTTGATCAAGTCTTAGAGATTTTTGATATTAAACCAGATATTGACTTAGATATTATGAAAAAAGGCCAAACCTTAGCCGATATAACTTCACGTGTAATGAATGGGATTAATGAAGTTATTGCTGCCGAAAATCCTGATATCGTTTTAGTTCATGGGGATACAACGACTAGTTTTGCGGCAGGACTCGCTACCTTTTATCAACAAAAAATGCTCGGACATGTCGAAGCTGGACTTAGAACGTGGAATAAATATTCGCCATTTCCAGAAGAGATGAATCGTCAGTTGACAGGTGTTATGGCGGATATGCACTTTTCCCCGACCAAACAAGCGAAAGAAAATTTGCTTGCGGAAGGAAAAGATCCGGCTACTATTTTTGTGACTGGGAATACAGCAATTGATGCTCTTAAGACGACTGTGCAAAAAGATTACCACCATCCAATTCTGGAAAATCTTGGCGACCATCGTTTAATACTTATGACGGCTCACCGCAGAGAAAATTTAGGCGAACCGATGCAAGGGATGTTTGAAGCGGTTCGAGAAATCGTGGAAAGTCGTGAGGACGTTGAACTTGTGTACCCGATGCATTTGAATCCAGCTGTTAGGGAAAAAGCAATGAGCATTTTAGGTGGACACGAACGAATTCATTTAATCGAACCGTTAGATGCGATTGATTTTCATAATTTCTTGCGTAAATCTTATCTTGTATTTACTGATTCAGGTGGCGTTCAAGAAGAAGCACCAGGCATGGGCGTGCCAGTTTTAGTTTTACGTGATACGACGGAGCGCCCAGAAGGAATCGAAGCAGGGACGTTGAAACTAATTGGAACGAATAAAGAAAATTTGATAAAAGAAGCGTTAGATTTACTTGATAATAAAGAAAGCCACGATAAAATGGCGCAAGCTGCTAATCCATATGGTGATGGTTTCGCTTCGAACAGAATTTTAGCAGCAATCAAAAGTCAGTTTGAAAAAACGGGTCGACCAGAAGATTTTGTCGTGTAA
- the upp gene encoding uracil phosphoribosyltransferase, with translation MANVHVINHPLVQHKLTIIRDKNTGTKAFRELVDEVATLMAYEITRDMELEDIQVETPLQTTTAKTLTGKKLGIVPILRAGLGMQDGILKLIPAAKVGHVGLYRDHDTLEPVEYFVKLPSDVEERLFIVVDPMLATGGSAIMAIDCLKKRGARNMKFMCLVAAPEGVKALQDAHPDVEIYVAGLDEKLDENGYIRPGLGDAGDRLFGTK, from the coding sequence ATGGCAAATGTACACGTAATTAATCACCCACTAGTACAACACAAATTAACAATCATTCGAGATAAAAATACGGGAACAAAAGCATTCCGCGAACTTGTAGATGAAGTCGCTACATTAATGGCGTACGAAATTACACGTGATATGGAACTCGAAGACATTCAAGTAGAAACACCACTACAAACAACAACTGCTAAAACACTTACTGGTAAAAAATTAGGGATTGTTCCTATTTTAAGAGCTGGTCTTGGTATGCAAGATGGTATTTTAAAACTTATTCCTGCAGCAAAAGTAGGACATGTAGGTCTTTATCGCGACCATGATACACTAGAGCCAGTAGAATATTTTGTAAAACTACCTTCTGACGTGGAAGAACGTCTTTTCATCGTTGTAGACCCAATGCTTGCAACTGGCGGATCTGCAATTATGGCTATCGATTGCTTGAAAAAACGCGGCGCTCGCAACATGAAATTCATGTGTCTAGTAGCAGCTCCTGAAGGCGTTAAAGCGCTTCAAGACGCACATCCAGACGTAGAAATCTATGTAGCAGGTTTAGACGAGAAGTTAGACGAAAATGGTTATATCCGTCCAGGCTTAGGAGATGCTGGCGATAGATTATTCGGAACTAAATAA